In Papaver somniferum cultivar HN1 chromosome 1, ASM357369v1, whole genome shotgun sequence, a genomic segment contains:
- the LOC113310601 gene encoding lysosomal Pro-X carboxypeptidase-like, with protein ILYSNTYHFSFSDLPTFQQRYLISTDHWSGPKRLGPIFLYCGNEGDIEWFASNTGFVWEIAPRFGAMVVFPEHRYYGKSMPYGSREKAYKDSASLAHLTAEQALADFAVLVTDLKRNLSAEGCPVVLFGGSYGGMLAAWMRLKYPHIAIGALASSAPILQFENIVPPETFYDIVSNDFKRESVSCFDYIKNSWEGIEAEGKKADGLSHLTRTFHLCQKLNSTDDLSNWLSSAYSYLAMVDYPYPSEFLMPLPANPIKEVCRKIDDHPREAGVLERIFSGVSIYYNYTGTVDCFDLGDDPHGMSGWDWQACTEMVMPMSSSKHNSMFPAYDYNYSSFQDQCYKDYAVKPRNRWITTEFGGHDLKTTLKAFGSNIIFSNGLLDPWSGGSVLQNVSETVIALVTKLGAHHIDLCAATNEDPDWLLEQRRSEINVIKEWIDNYYQEKVTLLSM; from the exons ATACTATACTCAAACACTTATCATTTCAGTTTCTCAGACCTCCCAACTTTTCAGCAAAGATATCTTATCAGTACTGATCACTGGTCAGGTCCTAAACGATTAGGTCCAATTTTCTTATACTGTGGAAATGAAGGTGATATTGAATGGTTTGCTTCTAACACTGGTTTTGTTTGGGAAATTGCTCCTCGGTTTGGTGCTATGGTTGTTTTCCCTGAA CATCGATACTATGGGAAATCAATGCCGTATGGAAGTAGAGAAAAGGCGTATAAGGATTCTGCATCATTGGCACATCTTACTGCTGAACAAGCATTAGCGGATTTCGCGGTTTTAGTGACTGATTTGAAAAGGAATTTGTCTGCTGAGGGGTGTCCTGTTGTGTTGTTTGGTGGATCATATGGTGGAA TGTTAGCAGCATGGATGAGATTGAAGTATCCACATATTGCTATCGGAGCACTTGCTTCTTCTGCACCAATACTGCAATTTGAAAATATTGTGCCTCCAGAAACATTCTATGACATCGTATCCAATGATTTCAAG CGTGAAAGCGTGAGCTGCTTTGACTATATTAAGAATTCATGGGAGGGGATAGAAGCTGAGGGAAAGAAGGCTGACGGTTTATCACACCTAACCAGAACATTCCACTTGTGCCA GAAGTTGAATAGCACTGATGACCTGTCAAACTGGTTGAGCTCTGCCTATAGTTATTTGGCAATGGTGGATTATCCTTATCCTTCAGAGTTTCTGATGCCTTTGCCTGCCAATCCTATAAAAGAG GTATGCAGGAAAATCGATGATCATCCTCGGGAAGCTGGTGTTCTAGAGCGCATATTTTCAGGAGTTAGCATCTATTACAACTATACTGGAACTGTTGATTGCTTTGACCTTGGAGATGATCCACATGGAATGAGTGGTTGGGACTGGCAG GCTTGCACTGAAATGGTTATGCCTATGTCCAGCAGCAAACACAACAGCATGTTTCCGGCATATGATTATAACTACTCTTCTTTCCAAGATCAATGCTATAAGGATTATGCTGTCAAGCCAAGAAATCGATGGATTACCACTGAATTTGGTGGTCAC GATTTGAAGACGACTTTGAAAGCATTTGGAAGTAACATTATCTTCTCAAATGGGCTATTGGATCCTTGGAGTGGCGGCAG TGTGCTGCAGAATGTGTCGGAAACAGTAATTGCTCTAGTTACAAAGCTAG GTGCACATCACATAGATCTATGTGCTGCGACAAATGAAGATCCTGATTGGTTATTAGAACAAAGGAGATCTGAAATCAATGTGATTAAAGAATGGATAGACAACTACTACCAAGAAAAGGTGACCCTGCTAAGCATGTAG